Proteins from one Diorhabda carinulata isolate Delta chromosome 10, icDioCari1.1, whole genome shotgun sequence genomic window:
- the LOC130898457 gene encoding E3 ubiquitin-protein ligase COP1-like isoform X1 yields MASSRDGRSSSASSHSGSNIPPNRSSIRTPKRPRPTASGTFDEKNSDFLCPICFNLIEEAHVTKCGHTYCYNCIIKSIEAIKRCPKCNSSLSVDEIFPNFLLNDVIKKHKLRVNGYEALGLTRDSSGEFANTAEGLRDFVASESQNLTLPDVNVMLEVLTQRKQLLEAESCAAQNKLLLEFLKHLLSQKRERQTQIAKEIALIERDIEEVGKKISEVHSKCPTLEEVERTAAGASETDASTVNAMKKEMIEIIDNIGRKEEDTPSRSNASLAMRRRRMHAYFDDFVECYFSHRSKEVFFGKDAVDKTTKPAAELNVGLDQFRESLIKFSTYNSLRVLSTLNYSSDLFNNSTIVSSIEFDKDNEFFAIAGVTKRIKVFDYGAVIKDIVNVHYPCIEMISRSKISCVSWHTYHKSTLASSDYEGTVTIWDASTGQRTKTFQEHEKRCWSVDFNCVDTRLIASGSDDARVKLYSLNEEHSIATLEAKANVCCVKFNPKSSSHLAFGSADHCVHYYDLRNMKEAVNIFKGHKKAVSYVKFLNSEEIVSASTDSQLKMWSINSPYCLRSFIGHVNEKNFVGLATDGDYVACGSENNALYIYYKGLSKKLFNYKFEAVEGVLEQERREDDMNEFVSAVCWKQNSNVVVAANSRGIINILELV; encoded by the exons ATGGCATCTAGTCGCGATGGTAGAAGTAGTTCTGCTTCCTCTCACAGTGGTTCCAACATACCCCCAAATCGTTCATCAATACGTACCCCAAAACGGCCACGTCCCACTGCGAGTGGAACATTCGACGAAAAAAACTCAGACTTTTTATGTCCTATATGTTTTAATCTCATCGAAGAGGCACACGTCACTAAATGCGGTCATACTTACTGCtataattgtataattaaatCAATAGAAGCGATAAAACGGTGTCCCAAATGTAACTCATCATTGTCTGTTGatgaaatttttccaaattttctattgaacgacgttattaaaaaacataaattgcGCGTGAACGGTTATGAAGCTCTCGGTTTAACAAGGGACAGTTCGGGAGAGTTCGCTAATACAGCTGAGGGTTTACGAGATTTCGTTGCGAGTGAATCACAGAATCTAACGTTGCCAGACGTCAATGTCATGTTAGAAGTCCTAACACAACGTAAACAACTTTTAGAAGCGGAATCTTGTGCTGCTCAAAACAAACTATTATTAGAATTTCTTAAACACCTACTTTCTCAAAAACGGGAAAGGCAAACACAAATTGCTAAGGAAATAGCCCTTATAGAAAGAGATATAGAGGAAGttggtaaaaaaataagtgAAGTGCACAGTAAATGCCCAACTCTCGAAGAAGTCGAACGTACAGCAGCTGGAGCGTCTGAAACGGACGCTTCTACGGTTAATGCCATGAAAAAAGAGATGatcgaaataattgataacaTTGGACGTAAAGAAGAGGATACTCCGTCACGTTCAAATGCTTCTCTAGCAATGCGACGTAGGCGTATGCACGCCTACTTTGATGATTTCGTCGAATGTTATTTTTCCCATCGTTCTAAAGAAGTATTTTTCGGAAAGGATGCCGTTGATAAAACTACTAAACCAGCCGCCGAATTGAATGTAGGATTAGACCAATTTCGAGAGAgtttgattaaattttcaaCTTACAACTCTTTACGTGTCCTTTCTACACTCAACTATTCCagtgatttatttaataattcaacTATAGTGTCCAGCATTGAATTTGATAAGGATAATGAATTTTTCGCAATTGCTGGTGTTACTAAACGTATTAAG GTATTTGATTATGGTGCAGTCATCAAAGATATAGTTAATGTTCACTACCCTTGTATCGAAATGATTTCAAGATCGAAAATATCTTGTGTCAGCTGGCATACATACCATAAAAGTACTCTGGCTTCCAGTGATTATGAAGGAACTGTTACGATATGGGACGCATCGACAGGACAAAGAACAAAAACGTTCCAAGAACACGAGAAACGTTGTTGGAGTGTAGATTTCAATTGTGTAGATACTAGATTAATAGCATCCGGATCGGATGATGCTAGAGTTAAATTGTATTCGTTGAACGAGGAACATTCTATTGCTACTTTAGAAGCAAAAGCGAACGTTTGTTGTGTTAAATTCAATCCGAAAAGTTCATCGCATTTAGCCTTTGGCAGCGCTGATCACTGTGTTCACTATTATGATCTAAGAAATATGAAAGAGGCTGTAAACATATTTAAAGGACACAAAAAAGCAGTAAGCTACGTTAAGTTTTTAAATAGTGAAGAGATAGTTAGTGCATCTACAGATTCACAATTGAAAATGTGGAGTATAAATAGTCCGTACTGTTTGAGATCGTTCATTGGTCATGTTAATGAAAAGAACTTTGTAGGATTAGCTACTGACGGGGATTATGTAGCATGCGGTTCAGAAAATAACGCcctttatatatattataaaggattgagtaaaaaattgtttaattataaGTTTGAAGCTGTTGAGGGGGTTTTGGAACAGGAGAGGAGAGAAGACGATATGAATGAATTTGTATCGGCTGTTTGTTGGAAACAAAATTCGAATGTTGTGGTTGCAGCTAACAGTAGAGGAATCATTAATATATTGGAGTTGGTGTAa
- the LOC130898433 gene encoding WSCD family member CG9164: protein MLLKKIRFWIVILMLICYIIGILILTAISLQDSNSFKINSNLNNRYLSKSKSFEYGLPGFRPYLRRSKINWCSELKYRNPYGPSIALASFPGSGNTWLRYLLQQSTGYFTGSVYKDYGLLKNGFPAESVFNGSVLVVKTHEWGAPNRKMFSKAILLVRTPSAAIQAEFNRQNGGHIGFAAPDKYKRLKGKYWQDFVLRKLKQWHDMNLDWLYNFTGPTHVIFYEQLVNDLENTLKTILQFIDIPFNQKLFNCAIERKEGIYRRKKRVLNFDPFNDKLKSVIKEIEKKVFDAIYNVAAPAEM from the exons atgcttttgaaaaaaataagattttggATAGTGATTTTAATGCTCATTTGTTATATAATTGGAATATTAATTTTGACTGCAATATCGTTACAAGATTCCAATAGTTTTAAg ATTaactcaaatttaaataatagatatttatccaaatcaaaGAGCTTCGAATATGGTCTTCCAGGATTCAGACCGTATTTGAGACGGTCTAAAATCAATTGGTGTTCAGAACTGAAATATCGTAATCCTTATGGCCCATCTATTGCTCTAGCTTCTTTTCCTGGAAGTGGTAATACATGGCTAAGATATTTATTACAACAATCTACAG GTTACTTTACTGGATCGGTCTACAAAGATTATGGACTTTTAAAGAATGGATTTCCAGCTGAGAGTGTTTTCAACGGCTCAGTATTAGTAGTGAAAACGCATGAATGGGGAGCaccaaatagaaaaatgttCTCTAAAGCGATTCTGCTTGTTAGAACTCCCTCTGCTGCCATTCAAGCTGAGTTTAATCGTCAAAATGGTGGTCATATAGGATTTGCTGCACCAGATAAGTACAAAAGATTGAAAGGGAAAT ATTGGCAAGATTTCGTTTTAAGGAAACTGAAGCAATGGCACGACATGAACCTGGATTGGTTATATAACTTTACAGGGCCTACACATGTTATTTTCTACGAGCAACTGGTAAACGACTTGGAAAATACGTTAAAAACcattttacaatttatagaTATACCATTTAATCAGAAACTATTCAATTGTGCCATCGAGAGGAAAGAAGGAATATACAGAAGGAAAAAAAGGGTGTTAAACTTTGACCCATTTAATGATAAGTTGAAATCAGTTATtaaagaaattgagaaaaaagtttttgatgcTATTTACAATGTAGCTGCTCCGGCGGAAATGtag
- the LOC130898616 gene encoding uncharacterized protein LOC130898616 yields MSLLEKIRMLNKEQLIIVIRENGFEGIAEILEDKDITGQTFLNLPTFQLISWNLSIRAMKTLTKFIEQVKNNPQILNRNNLLKAYQEKQEFSTNTSVKVKSSQNIDAQKSSHLNDFKNKLAITLNSEKSYRFQKPPMIDRDLLTNKESNTISQDPSEFHMKPKPVLPLPKVREKIPTPRIHQIPFVRGKNSEYPDSDFIVDVNDTQNNYTRYIKDQSKRSAMCQNPLSYSEDNSSSVNIRKRLLTPTEVQGNLEIPEDINMSTEDLKFISHSNNNTYPSSYRQNLPTPVEVSINRFKNIEPLPSNLTKMIPDHEGITRLYKKPLVEDTDILNKTKNVSKSPARIFNTPGNLIERRPLKTYENHHIDDNNPNRLDQDPIEFYKNRPLPPVPRDEEIISCVNSNKTDRRVPKSLDDNLIRRNVIHGNATRRSVDFNNERFFRNTDRRGAERLLMNLRDGAFLFRPSKKYYLALTIKYKQSFYNFGIERTSKMTIRLNADTNNVAPEFRTLRDFTEYFTIEPISFKNEDELVDIILEPVLPDNFN; encoded by the exons atgtcattattagaaaaaattcgGATGTTGAATAAGGAACAGTTAATAATAGTAATTAGAGAG AATGGATTTGAAGGCATTGCCGAGATTCTGGAAGATAAGGACATAACTGGCCAAACGTTTCTT aatcTTCCTACATTTCAGCTTATCAGTTGGAATTTATCAATAAGAGCAATGAAAACTCTCACTAAATTTATAGAACAAGTTAAAAATAATCCACAAATCCTCAACAGAAACAATTTACTCAAAGCATATCAAGAAAAACAGGAATTTTCTACAAATACGAGTGTAAAAGTAAAATCATCCCAGAATATTGACGCTCAAAAATCCTCAcatttgaatgattttaaaaataaattagcgATCACATTAAACTCAGAAAAATCATACCGGTTTCAAAAACCGCCGATGATTGACAGAGATCTATTAACTAATAAGGAATCTAATACTATTTCGCAAGATCCCAGTGAATTTCATATGAAACCAAAGCCTGTACTTCCACTTCCCAAAGTGAGAGAAAAAATACCAACTCCAAGGATACATCAAATACCTTTTGTTAGAGGAAAAAACTCGGAATATCCAGATTCCGATTTCATTGTAGATGTTAACGACacacaaaataattatactaGATATATAAAGGATCAGAGTAAAAGATCTGCAATGTGCCAAAATCCTTTAAGTTATTCAGAGGATAATAGCTCATctgtaaatattagaaaacGTCTACTGACTCCAACAGAAGTTCAAGGCAATCTGGAAATTCCCGAAGATATTAATATGTCAACAGAAGACTTGAAATTCATTTCTCATAGTAATAACAATACATATCCATCGAGTTACAGACAAAATCTGCCGACTCCTGTTGAAGTTTCTAtcaatagatttaaaaatattgaaccaCTTCCATCGAATTTAACTAAAATGATTCCTGACCATGAAGGCATTACTCGTTTATATAAG AAACCATTAGTAGAGGATACTGATATacttaacaaaacaaaaaacgtatcaaaatCTCCAGCTAGGATTTTTAATACACCAGGTAATCTCATTGAGCGAAGGCCTCTCAAAACTTATGAAAATCACCATATCGATGATAACAATCCGAACCGACTTGACCAAGATccaatagaattctacaaaaatCGACCACTGCCTCCAGTTCCAAGAGATGAAGAGATAATTAGCTGTGTAAATTCGAATAAAACCGACCGTAGAGTACCAAAGAGTCTTGATGATAATTTAATAAGACGAAATGTTATACATGGAAATGCGACACGTAGATCAG ttgaCTTCAACAACGAAAGATTCTTCAGAAATACCGATAGAAGAGGAGCTGAACGTCTTTTAATGAATTTGAGAGATGGAGCTTTCCTATTCAGACcgagtaaaaaatattatttggcTTTGactattaaatataaacaaagcttttataattttggaattGAAAGAACGTCAAAAATGACAATTCGTTTAAATGCCGATACAAACAATGTTGCACCAGAATTTAGAACCCTTCGGGATTTTACCGAATATTTCACCATAGAACCAATTTCGTTCAAAAACGAGGATGAATTAGTTGATATAATACTAGAACCAGTTCTTCctgataattttaattaa